Proteins from one Bacteroidales bacterium genomic window:
- a CDS encoding catalase → MKNKKLTSSSGAPVADNQNIMTAGKRGPALLQSIWFLEKLAHFDREVIPERRMHAKGSGAFGTFTVTHDITKYTKAKIFSEIGKKTECFARFSTVAGERGAADAERDIRGFAMKFYTEEGNWDLVGNNTPVFFLKDPLKFPDLNHAVKRDPRTNLRSAKNNWDFWTSLPEAIHQITITMSERGIPASYRNMHGFGSHTFSMFNNKNERIWVKFHLETQQGIKNLTDQEAEAVIGKCRESHQRDLFDSIEKGDFPKWTMKIQVMTDEQARKCKFNPFDLTKVWSHKEYPLIDVGVMELNKNPENYFADVEQAAFNPANIVSGIGFSPDKMLQGRLFSYGDAQRYRLGVNHSEIPVNKSRCPFLNMFHRDGQMRTDGNYGATLGYEPNSYGEWQEQPEFKEPPLEIDGAADYWNHREDDDYYSQAGDLFRLMNKAQQQVLFENTGRAMGDAPKEIKVRHIGNCLKADKAYGAGVANALGMSLNDVKN, encoded by the coding sequence ATGAAAAACAAAAAATTAACAAGTAGTTCTGGAGCACCAGTTGCAGACAATCAGAACATAATGACTGCTGGGAAAAGAGGTCCGGCGTTATTACAAAGCATTTGGTTTCTCGAAAAATTAGCACATTTCGACCGCGAGGTTATTCCCGAAAGACGAATGCACGCAAAAGGTTCAGGTGCTTTTGGTACATTTACGGTAACGCACGATATTACGAAATATACCAAAGCTAAAATCTTCTCGGAGATAGGAAAGAAAACGGAATGTTTTGCAAGGTTCTCTACCGTTGCGGGAGAACGTGGTGCTGCTGATGCAGAACGAGATATCAGAGGTTTTGCTATGAAATTTTACACCGAAGAAGGAAACTGGGATTTGGTAGGAAACAACACTCCTGTATTTTTCCTGAAAGACCCGTTAAAATTTCCTGATTTGAATCATGCGGTAAAACGTGACCCAAGAACGAATTTGCGTAGTGCTAAAAACAATTGGGATTTTTGGACAAGCTTACCCGAAGCCATTCACCAGATAACTATAACTATGAGTGAACGAGGTATCCCTGCTTCATACCGCAACATGCACGGATTTGGCAGTCATACCTTTAGTATGTTTAACAATAAGAACGAACGTATTTGGGTTAAATTTCATTTGGAAACCCAACAAGGCATAAAAAATCTAACCGACCAGGAAGCCGAAGCTGTTATTGGAAAATGCCGAGAAAGTCATCAACGAGATTTATTCGATAGTATCGAAAAAGGCGACTTCCCAAAATGGACGATGAAAATACAGGTAATGACCGATGAGCAAGCAAGAAAATGCAAATTCAATCCGTTCGACTTAACAAAAGTTTGGTCTCATAAAGAATACCCTCTAATTGATGTTGGGGTTATGGAATTAAATAAAAACCCCGAAAATTACTTTGCCGATGTAGAACAAGCCGCTTTTAATCCGGCTAATATTGTTTCGGGCATTGGATTTTCACCCGATAAAATGTTACAAGGCCGTTTATTTTCATACGGCGATGCACAACGCTACCGTTTGGGAGTAAACCATAGTGAAATTCCGGTAAACAAATCTCGTTGCCCATTTTTGAATATGTTTCACCGTGATGGTCAAATGCGAACTGATGGTAATTACGGGGCAACTTTAGGCTATGAACCCAATAGTTACGGTGAATGGCAGGAGCAACCCGAATTTAAAGAACCACCTCTTGAAATTGATGGTGCTGCCGATTACTGGAACCATCGTGAAGATGATGATTATTACTCCCAAGCTGGCGATTTATTCAGATTAATGAACAAAGCACAACAACAAGTTTTGTTTGAAAATACTGGACGTGCTATGGGTGATGCTCCAAAAGAAATAAAAGTACGGCACATCGGTAATTGCTTAAAGGCAGACAAAGCATACGGAGCGGGAGTAGCCAATGCTTTAGGAATGTCTTTGAATGATGTAAAAAATTAA